The following coding sequences are from one Vicinamibacterales bacterium window:
- a CDS encoding ABC transporter permease, with amino-acid sequence MQDVLTLYRHELRMAFRERSIVVGSVLMPLVLYPLILWLMFTGITFVMGQTEGQLARIVVRGLPAGHPALTSALKVTDKFQQVTEADPRRAADLVRSGDVDAVVEFTPAEGAAAALPRNFAVRVTFDASKERSVAARDRVSSAVQRYRDDWLQREATARRVLVTTWSTFTVADRDISTGRQVGSRILGMMLPLFFVIMVAVGSFYPAIDSTAGERERGTWETTLTLSVSRTHLVLAKYLSVATLGCLAGVINMIAMLATIRPILAPLVARTGEQLDFAVSPWSLPIVLAGAALLAGFAAAGMMMFAVFARTFKEGQAMITPFYMLLIIPVFFIQDPDIVFTTPRALVPVMNVALMIREAILGRLPWPQIAVTCLASVVLIAVCIRLATFVLRFEDVVIGSYGGSFATFFSRRILGRTPKRGAVEGA; translated from the coding sequence GTGCAGGACGTTCTCACGCTCTATCGGCACGAGCTCCGGATGGCCTTCCGCGAGCGGTCGATCGTCGTCGGCAGTGTGCTGATGCCGCTCGTGCTGTACCCGCTGATCCTGTGGCTGATGTTCACCGGCATCACGTTCGTCATGGGGCAGACCGAGGGACAGCTCGCACGAATCGTCGTGCGCGGACTTCCCGCCGGCCACCCGGCGCTGACGAGCGCACTGAAGGTGACGGACAAGTTCCAGCAGGTCACGGAGGCCGATCCCCGGCGGGCCGCGGACCTGGTACGGTCGGGCGACGTGGATGCGGTCGTCGAGTTCACGCCCGCCGAGGGGGCGGCGGCCGCGCTGCCGCGGAACTTCGCGGTGCGGGTGACGTTCGACGCGTCGAAGGAACGGAGTGTGGCCGCCCGCGACCGCGTCTCATCGGCGGTCCAGCGTTACCGCGACGACTGGCTGCAGAGGGAGGCGACGGCCCGGCGCGTGCTCGTCACGACCTGGAGCACGTTCACGGTCGCCGACCGTGATATCTCCACGGGCCGCCAGGTCGGCAGCCGGATCCTCGGCATGATGCTGCCGCTCTTCTTCGTGATCATGGTGGCGGTCGGCTCGTTCTACCCGGCGATCGACAGCACGGCCGGCGAGCGCGAGCGAGGCACCTGGGAAACGACGCTGACGCTCTCGGTGTCGCGCACCCATCTCGTCCTCGCGAAGTACCTGAGCGTGGCCACACTGGGATGCCTGGCCGGCGTCATCAACATGATCGCGATGCTCGCCACGATCCGCCCGATCCTGGCGCCGCTCGTCGCCCGGACCGGGGAACAGCTCGACTTCGCGGTCTCGCCGTGGAGCCTGCCAATCGTTCTGGCCGGCGCGGCGCTCCTGGCCGGGTTCGCCGCGGCGGGTATGATGATGTTCGCCGTCTTCGCCCGGACGTTCAAGGAGGGCCAGGCGATGATCACGCCGTTCTACATGCTGCTGATCATCCCGGTCTTCTTCATCCAGGATCCCGACATTGTCTTCACCACCCCTCGCGCGCTGGTTCCGGTGATGAACGTGGCGCTCATGATCCGGGAGGCGATCCTCGGGCGCCTGCCCTGGCCCCAGATCGCCGTCACCTGCCTCGCGTCGGTCGTGCTGATTGCGGTCTGCATCCGCCTCGCGACGTTCGTCCTGCGGTTCGAAGACGTCGTGATCGGGTCCTACGGCGGTTCATTCGCCACGTTCTTCTCGAGACGGATTCTCGGGCGCACGCCGAAGCGCGGCGCCGTGGAGGGAGCATGA
- a CDS encoding ABC transporter ATP-binding protein, which yields MTASITARALQKVFLDEGRGEVRAVDGVDFECHPGEIFGLLGANGAGKTTTLRLLSTILQPTAGSATVMGYDVMTAPEMVRRHLGFYSASTALYPRLTARETIDFFARVNGYAPERLSARVDQLVERFGIGPYAKARVDKLSSGMKQKVSIARTVAHDPPVLIFDEPTVGLDVLNALEMQKVIAEFRAEGKAIMFSTHIMSEAERLCDRIAIIHDGRILACDTLAALRQATGHRYLEDIFVHFVRPDVESPAAGDRP from the coding sequence ATGACCGCGTCGATCACCGCCCGGGCCCTGCAGAAGGTGTTCCTCGATGAAGGACGGGGCGAGGTGCGTGCCGTGGACGGCGTGGACTTCGAGTGCCACCCGGGCGAGATCTTCGGCCTGCTGGGCGCCAACGGCGCGGGCAAGACGACGACGCTCCGGCTGCTGTCGACGATCCTGCAGCCGACCGCCGGATCGGCGACGGTGATGGGCTACGACGTGATGACCGCGCCCGAAATGGTCCGGCGTCACCTGGGATTCTACTCGGCATCGACGGCGCTCTATCCCCGCCTGACGGCGCGGGAGACGATCGACTTCTTCGCCCGCGTGAACGGGTACGCGCCGGAGCGACTCTCGGCGCGCGTGGATCAGCTCGTCGAGCGGTTCGGAATCGGGCCGTACGCGAAGGCCCGGGTGGACAAGCTGTCGTCCGGGATGAAGCAGAAGGTCTCCATCGCCCGTACCGTCGCGCACGACCCGCCCGTGCTCATCTTCGACGAGCCGACCGTCGGCCTCGACGTCCTCAACGCGCTCGAGATGCAGAAGGTGATCGCGGAGTTCAGGGCCGAAGGCAAGGCGATCATGTTCTCGACGCACATCATGAGCGAGGCCGAGCGGCTGTGCGACCGCATCGCGATCATCCACGACGGACGGATCCTCGCCTGTGACACGCTGGCGGCGTTGCGGCAGGCGACTGGACACCGGTATCTCGAGGACATCTTCGTGCACTTCGTGAGGCCGGATGTCGAGTCTCCCGCCGCCGGGGATCGGCCATGA
- a CDS encoding CPBP family glutamic-type intramembrane protease → MKLDTAVVRTLLRTEILMLLRDRRTLVLSVVLPLLLMPLMMFGSQIMEKRRQQRLETAEYTFAVTGPAAAEVRPHVDATVARLLRERANDASVLRVREIVVTDGLAALRREQLDFVVEASTAPASPVVPPPGAPRPGDRSAGARETPVPGVPVVTVIKRGESDRSSRAASRWRDALRETRRLERAHLMAEAGLPVAVADVAVVTNANVATEGQVAGLTLGRLLTLMLLMFLLTGGSSVATDSLAGEKERGTLETLLTTAAGRVEIVTAKLLAVLLVALATTVIQVANLLVYVGFKIIPASAGFSAAIHPAATVLILALFLPLAALVASVLLLISGHARTYKEAQFLFLPVFLIGMVPALAAFLPGLKLRSAIAVIPVSNVAVAVKEILTGRFDWPMLVVTFAVNAAAAAWLVRLTVRALSTERLVSPTQTDSVAIVGGAPLFSRHVFRWFAVLWGILILTSGYLGESHIRVQVSVNLLVLFTGTVALILSRYRLEPRTALALRPVKPAVWLAVLIGAPAGLLTGIGVFRVAALVFPVPPQALEAFSKALLPADFPLWQAVIFVAVMPGIFEELLFRGVFLHGLVRRFHPIVAVVAIGAMFGLMHVSLFRLVPTAYLGMLLAGITLVTGSVFPAMLWHFLNNLLGVSSPSLNIPWEAFGPSTYGAAALALALSGWILWRNRTPYPGLRWRAPTSGA, encoded by the coding sequence ATGAAGCTCGATACGGCCGTCGTCCGCACACTCCTACGGACCGAGATCCTGATGCTGCTGAGGGATCGGCGGACCCTCGTGCTGTCGGTCGTACTGCCCCTGCTGCTGATGCCGCTGATGATGTTCGGCTCGCAGATCATGGAGAAGCGGCGCCAGCAACGGCTCGAAACCGCCGAGTATACCTTCGCCGTGACCGGACCGGCCGCCGCCGAAGTCCGGCCGCACGTCGACGCGACGGTCGCGCGACTCCTGCGGGAACGGGCGAACGATGCGTCGGTGCTGCGGGTCCGGGAGATCGTCGTCACCGATGGACTCGCCGCATTGCGGCGGGAACAGCTCGACTTCGTCGTCGAGGCCTCGACGGCGCCCGCCTCACCCGTTGTCCCTCCACCCGGTGCACCCAGGCCCGGAGATCGGTCGGCCGGCGCGCGCGAGACACCGGTGCCCGGCGTGCCTGTGGTCACCGTCATCAAGCGCGGCGAATCGGACCGGTCGTCGCGAGCCGCGTCACGATGGCGGGACGCCTTGCGTGAGACGCGACGCCTGGAACGCGCACACCTGATGGCCGAGGCCGGGCTCCCGGTGGCGGTGGCCGACGTCGCCGTCGTCACAAACGCCAACGTCGCCACCGAGGGACAGGTGGCCGGCCTGACGCTCGGACGGCTCCTGACGCTGATGCTGCTGATGTTCCTCCTCACCGGCGGGTCGTCGGTCGCCACCGACAGCCTGGCCGGCGAGAAGGAACGGGGCACGCTCGAGACCCTGCTGACCACGGCGGCCGGTCGCGTCGAGATCGTGACCGCGAAACTGCTGGCCGTGCTTCTCGTCGCGCTGGCCACGACAGTGATCCAGGTGGCCAACCTGCTGGTCTACGTCGGCTTCAAAATCATCCCGGCCAGTGCGGGATTCTCCGCGGCGATCCATCCCGCCGCCACCGTCCTCATCCTCGCGCTGTTCCTGCCGTTGGCGGCGCTGGTTGCCTCCGTGTTGTTGCTGATCTCCGGCCACGCCCGGACGTACAAGGAAGCGCAGTTCCTGTTCCTGCCGGTGTTCCTGATCGGCATGGTGCCCGCGCTCGCGGCGTTCCTGCCAGGGCTGAAGCTCCGGTCCGCCATCGCGGTGATCCCCGTGTCGAACGTGGCGGTCGCGGTGAAGGAGATCCTGACCGGCCGCTTCGACTGGCCGATGCTCGTCGTGACGTTCGCGGTGAACGCCGCCGCCGCGGCCTGGCTGGTCCGCCTGACCGTCCGCGCGCTCTCCACCGAACGCCTCGTGTCTCCGACTCAGACCGACAGCGTCGCGATCGTCGGCGGCGCGCCGCTGTTCAGCCGACACGTCTTTCGATGGTTCGCCGTGCTGTGGGGCATCTTGATCCTCACGTCGGGGTACCTCGGGGAGTCGCACATTCGCGTGCAGGTGTCGGTCAACCTGCTCGTCCTGTTCACGGGAACCGTCGCGCTGATCCTGTCCCGATACCGGCTCGAGCCGCGAACCGCGCTCGCGTTGCGGCCCGTGAAACCGGCGGTCTGGCTGGCGGTCCTGATCGGCGCACCGGCAGGCTTGCTCACCGGGATCGGCGTCTTCCGTGTCGCGGCGCTCGTGTTCCCCGTCCCTCCGCAGGCGCTCGAGGCGTTCAGCAAGGCACTGTTGCCCGCGGACTTCCCGCTGTGGCAGGCGGTGATCTTCGTGGCCGTCATGCCGGGCATCTTCGAGGAGTTGCTCTTCCGCGGCGTCTTCCTCCACGGCCTCGTCCGCCGGTTCCATCCGATCGTCGCCGTCGTGGCGATCGGCGCGATGTTCGGCCTCATGCACGTGTCGCTCTTCCGTCTCGTGCCGACGGCCTACCTCGGCATGCTGCTGGCCGGCATCACGCTCGTGACGGGCTCGGTGTTCCCGGCGATGCTCTGGCACTTCCTGAACAACCTGCTCGGCGTGTCGTCGCCCTCGCTGAACATCCCGTGGGAGGCCTTCGGTCCGTCCACCTACGGCGCGGCGGCGCTGGCACTCGCGCTCAGTGGCTGGATTCTCTGGAGGAACCGGACGCCGTACCCCGGGCTGAGGTGGCGCGCCCCTACTTCCGGGGCCTAA
- a CDS encoding redoxin domain-containing protein, giving the protein MTLTRVSAQDDAGLKPGDPAPAFTLPGSDGKTYRLADFVGKQPIVLAWFPKVFAKLUVIDCQPRRERGDALRAFDVAFFEASTDPVERNREIAEVLDLPHPILSDPGRRVAHAYGVLAGGRPAPARWTFYIGVDGRILFIDKQVVPDGHGEEVHARLEALGVRPRK; this is encoded by the coding sequence GTGACGCTCACCCGGGTCTCGGCGCAGGACGATGCGGGCCTGAAGCCCGGCGATCCCGCGCCCGCCTTCACGCTGCCCGGCTCGGACGGAAAGACGTACCGGCTCGCCGACTTCGTCGGCAAGCAGCCGATCGTGCTCGCCTGGTTCCCGAAGGTATTCGCCAAGCTCTGAGTGATTGATTGTCAGCCGCGCCGTGAGCGCGGCGATGCGCTGCGTGCGTTCGACGTCGCGTTCTTCGAGGCAAGCACCGATCCGGTGGAGCGAAACCGCGAGATCGCCGAGGTGCTCGATCTGCCTCATCCGATCCTGAGCGACCCCGGCCGCCGGGTGGCGCACGCGTACGGGGTGCTGGCGGGCGGGCGTCCCGCGCCGGCCCGATGGACGTTCTACATCGGCGTGGACGGGCGGATTCTCTTCATCGACAAGCAGGTGGTCCCGGACGGCCACGGCGAGGAAGTGCATGCGCGACTCGAAGCCCTCGGCGTTAGGCCCCGGAAGTAG
- a CDS encoding polyprenol monophosphomannose synthase: protein MRVLVIVPTFNERETIEPLLHAILALDGYQAMVVDDRSPDGTGEIADLVAAKYPGRVSVLHRTGRAGLGRAYVDGFQHALIGDADRICQMDADFSHDPKALPELVAAVDDADLAIGSRYVHGISVVNWPLRRLVLSTFANRYIRAVTGLPLTDCTAGFRCWRRETLERIPLDRIVSEGYAFQVEMAFEAVRRGARVVEVPIVFTERTQGHSKLSGSRLTESLLMPWRLRARPALAAPSPSTAEPAPTTDPPLPIR, encoded by the coding sequence ATGCGCGTGCTGGTCATCGTCCCCACCTTCAACGAACGCGAGACGATCGAGCCGCTCCTCCATGCGATCCTCGCACTCGACGGCTACCAGGCGATGGTGGTGGACGACCGTTCGCCGGACGGTACTGGTGAGATTGCGGATCTCGTCGCGGCGAAGTATCCGGGGCGCGTCTCGGTTCTCCACCGGACGGGCCGGGCCGGCCTGGGCCGGGCCTATGTGGATGGGTTTCAGCACGCGCTGATCGGAGACGCCGATCGCATCTGTCAGATGGACGCCGACTTCTCACACGACCCGAAGGCGTTGCCCGAGCTGGTGGCCGCCGTGGACGACGCGGACCTCGCCATCGGCTCGAGGTACGTGCACGGCATTAGCGTCGTGAACTGGCCGCTTCGCCGGCTGGTTCTGAGCACGTTCGCCAACCGCTACATCAGAGCCGTGACCGGCCTCCCGCTGACCGATTGCACGGCCGGGTTCCGCTGTTGGAGGAGGGAGACGCTCGAGCGCATTCCGCTCGATCGCATCGTATCCGAGGGGTACGCGTTCCAGGTGGAGATGGCGTTCGAGGCGGTTCGGCGGGGGGCGCGCGTGGTCGAGGTGCCGATCGTCTTCACCGAACGGACCCAGGGGCATTCGAAGCTCTCGGGATCCCGTCTGACCGAGTCTCTGCTGATGCCTTGGCGTCTGCGCGCACGTCCCGCGCTGGCTGCACCGTCCCCGTCCACGGCCGAACCGGCTCCGACAACCGATCCCCCCTTGCCGATCAGATGA